One part of the Chloroflexota bacterium genome encodes these proteins:
- a CDS encoding superoxide dismutase family protein, which translates to MRRILVWGALIGFCLAAWAGSAAAQTASATAELKNAAGQVVGTATLVQASGGVRVTASVKGLQAGKHGIHIHAVGKCEGPDFTTAGGHFNPDGKQHGAQNPAGAHAGDLPNLTVAVDGSGAYDATAAKATLASGAPNSLFDADGSALVIHLSEDDEKTDPTGNSGARIACGVIALSVLPQSGADGTLPAPLWLAAIVGACAALGAAWRLRRA; encoded by the coding sequence ATGAGAAGGATTCTGGTATGGGGTGCGCTGATCGGGTTCTGCCTGGCGGCATGGGCGGGCAGCGCGGCGGCGCAGACGGCGAGCGCCACCGCCGAGTTGAAGAACGCCGCAGGTCAGGTAGTCGGCACGGCGACGCTCGTGCAGGCGTCGGGCGGCGTGCGCGTGACAGCCAGCGTGAAAGGGTTGCAGGCTGGCAAGCACGGCATTCACATCCATGCCGTGGGTAAATGCGAAGGTCCCGACTTCACAACCGCCGGCGGGCACTTCAACCCGGACGGCAAACAACACGGCGCGCAGAACCCGGCTGGAGCGCATGCAGGCGATCTGCCGAACCTGACCGTCGCCGTCGATGGCAGCGGCGCGTATGATGCGACCGCGGCGAAGGCAACGCTGGCGAGCGGAGCGCCCAATTCATTGTTTGACGCCGACGGCAGCGCCCTCGTGATTCACCTGAGTGAAGACGATGAGAAAACGGATCCGACCGGCAACAGCGGTGCACGCATCGCCTGCGGCGTGATTGCGCTCTCCGTACTGCCGCAGTCCGGCGCAGACGGCACGCTGCCCGCGCCGCTGTGGCTTGCGGCCATTGTGGGGGCATGCGCGGCGCTGGGTGCCGCCTGGCGCTTGCGTCGCGCATAG
- a CDS encoding LysM peptidoglycan-binding domain-containing protein: MNVQRRLFVALALVLSVATLLAAPAALQAAVNEPGQADEGVMAVVDMVGYGIGGPGWNVPLDTPGLVNPADSMDGLTTVAMLPAASPAPAPAATNVIVLWTYGVKRGDTLSAIAKRYGTTVGTLATINRIRNVNRIYVGQALKIPKVVDVTTTDTGTTDATTDVIPGSVHTAICNPLISVTAPQVNETLAGNSVQIVGSVSLPAGFDPGSSGFSFYKVEWGQGVKPILFNVINDVHYNTVSGSTLETWDITNLPNDVYTLRLYAVSSRGNFPPPCEVRVTIQK; encoded by the coding sequence ATGAATGTGCAACGCAGGTTATTCGTCGCTCTTGCTCTCGTTCTCTCCGTGGCGACGCTCCTTGCGGCGCCGGCGGCGCTGCAGGCCGCCGTGAACGAGCCCGGCCAGGCTGATGAGGGCGTGATGGCGGTTGTCGACATGGTCGGCTACGGCATCGGCGGACCAGGGTGGAACGTGCCGCTGGACACGCCCGGCCTGGTTAATCCGGCAGACAGCATGGACGGGTTGACGACCGTGGCGATGCTGCCGGCGGCAAGCCCGGCGCCGGCTCCCGCTGCGACGAACGTAATCGTGCTCTGGACGTACGGCGTCAAGCGCGGCGACACGCTGTCGGCCATCGCGAAGCGGTATGGTACCACCGTCGGCACGCTGGCGACCATCAACCGCATCCGCAACGTCAACCGCATCTATGTCGGCCAGGCGCTGAAGATCCCGAAGGTCGTGGACGTTACGACGACCGACACCGGCACGACCGATGCCACCACCGACGTCATTCCGGGCAGCGTGCACACGGCTATCTGCAACCCGCTGATTAGCGTGACCGCGCCGCAGGTGAACGAGACGCTGGCTGGCAACTCGGTGCAGATCGTGGGTTCGGTCTCATTGCCGGCCGGTTTCGACCCGGGCTCGAGCGGCTTTTCGTTCTACAAGGTCGAGTGGGGCCAGGGCGTGAAGCCGATCCTGTTCAACGTGATCAATGACGTTCACTACAACACGGTCAGCGGCTCGACGCTTGAGACATGGGACATCACCAACCTGCCGAACGACGTCTACACGCTGCGCCTGTACGCCGTTAGCTCGCGCGGCAACTTCCCGCCGCCGTGCGAAGTGCGGGTCACGATCCAGAAGTAA
- a CDS encoding multidrug efflux SMR transporter, with protein sequence MSWVYLMIAIVSEVIATSTLKATAGFTRLIPSVIVVLGYGASFYFLSLTLDEIPVGISYAIWSGIGIVLIAVIGLVVYKQALSIPEIIGLVLIGVGIVVINLSSSSTAH encoded by the coding sequence ATGTCCTGGGTTTACCTGATGATCGCCATTGTTTCCGAGGTGATCGCCACGTCGACGCTGAAAGCCACCGCGGGTTTCACCCGGCTGATTCCGTCCGTGATCGTCGTGCTCGGGTACGGCGCTTCGTTCTACTTCCTCTCCCTGACGCTCGACGAGATTCCGGTCGGCATCAGCTACGCGATCTGGTCGGGCATCGGCATCGTGCTCATCGCCGTGATCGGGTTGGTGGTATACAAACAGGCGCTGAGCATCCCGGAGATCATCGGGCTGGTACTCATTGGCGTCGGGATCGTCGTTATCAACCTGTCGTCCAGCAGCACCGCGCATTAG
- a CDS encoding metallophosphoesterase family protein → MQILAISDIHGNRSQLRAILAQARPADLIVLAGDLTHLGNPDEAQAIVALCRQHTPEVLTVTGNCDDALIEKYMALDGHSLTGAGRMVSDTGFFGVSAAQPFIGNTWEVDESQLAAWAAAGHAAVADAPRKALISHPPPHGFVDMSYHKTHGGSRAVREALDRYRVDLLVCGHIHEARGVAAYNGTMIVNCGPAWMGFYVEVDWDERPVVQLRMAA, encoded by the coding sequence ATGCAGATCCTCGCCATATCCGATATTCACGGCAACCGTTCGCAACTGCGCGCCATCCTGGCGCAAGCCCGCCCCGCCGACCTGATCGTGCTGGCGGGCGACCTGACGCACCTCGGCAACCCCGACGAGGCGCAAGCGATCGTCGCGCTGTGCCGCCAGCACACACCGGAGGTGCTGACGGTGACCGGCAACTGCGACGACGCGCTGATCGAGAAATACATGGCGCTGGACGGGCATTCATTGACCGGCGCGGGGCGCATGGTGAGCGATACCGGTTTCTTCGGCGTCTCGGCCGCGCAACCGTTCATCGGCAACACCTGGGAAGTCGATGAGAGCCAGTTGGCGGCCTGGGCTGCGGCCGGCCATGCCGCCGTGGCGGACGCGCCGCGCAAGGCGCTGATCTCGCATCCGCCGCCGCACGGTTTCGTGGATATGTCGTACCACAAGACGCATGGCGGCAGCCGCGCCGTGCGCGAGGCGCTCGACCGGTACCGGGTCGACCTGCTGGTGTGCGGACACATTCACGAGGCGCGCGGTGTGGCCGCCTACAACGGCACGATGATCGTCAACTGCGGCCCGGCGTGGATGGGCTTCTACGTCGAGGTCGATTGGGACGAACGTCCCGTGGTTCAACTGCGGATGGCGGCGTAA